A single region of the Brachypodium distachyon strain Bd21 chromosome 3, Brachypodium_distachyon_v3.0, whole genome shotgun sequence genome encodes:
- the LOC100825008 gene encoding probable glutathione S-transferase GSTU6, protein MAGGDDLKLLGAWASPFVTRVKLALAFKGLSFDDVEEDLGNKSELLLSSNQVHKKVPVLIHNGKSICESLVILQYIDEAFSGTGPSLLPAEPHDRAVARFWAAYIDDKLVAPWVQSMRGKTEEDKAEGIKQTFVAVETLEGALRDGSKGEGLFFGGDSVGLVDVALGSLLSWLKATDVTSGAKIFDPVKTPLLAAWMEHFSELDVAKAALPDVDRVVEFAKKRAQAAAAAAAAALEN, encoded by the exons ATGGCCGGCGGAGATGACTTGAAGCTGCTCGGCGCATGGGCAAGCCCATTCGTCACCAGAGTGAAGCTTGCCCTCGCCTTTAAAGGCCTGAGCTTTGACGATGTGGAGGAGGACCTCGGCAACAAGAGTGAGCTCCTCCTCTCGTCCAACCAAGTGCACAAGAAGGTGCCCGTCCTCATCCACAACGGCAAGTCTATCTGTGAGTCGCTCGTTATCTTGCAGTACATCGACGAGGCGTTCTCCGGCACcggcccctccctcctccccgccgaACCTCACGACCGCGCGGTCGCCCGCTTCTGGGCCGCCTACATTGACGACAAG CTCGTGGCTCCGTGGGTGCAGTCGATGAGGGGAAAGACAGAGGAGGACAAGGCCGAGGGGATTAAGCAGACGTTCGTGGCGGTGGAGACGCTGGAGGGAGCCCTTAGGGACGGCTCCAAAGGGGAGGGATTATTCTTCGGCGGGGACAGCGTGGGGCTCGTCGATGTCGCACTAGGGAGCCTGCTGTCGTGGCTCAAGGCGACCGACGTGACATCTGGTGCTAAAATCTTTGACCCCGTCAAGACGCCGCTCCTGGCCGCTTGGATGGAACACTTCAGCGAGCTTGATGTGGCCAAGGCAGCCTTGCCGGATGTCGACAGGGTGGTCGAGTTCGCCAAGAAGAGGGCACAggctgccgcggccgctgcagctgcagctttgGAGAACTAG